From Amyelois transitella isolate CPQ chromosome 4, ilAmyTran1.1, whole genome shotgun sequence, one genomic window encodes:
- the LOC106141325 gene encoding DNA replication licensing factor Mcm7, producing the protein MAMRDYAADKETFKNFFIDFCQTDDEGHKHFKYAEQLTRVAHREQIAFTVELDDLHEAHEELAEAVKQNTRRYTNMVSDVVYEMLPDYKHRDVVAKDALDVYIEHRIMLEARNHRIPGEMRDPRNRYPPELIRRFEVYFKDMSSSKSVPIREVKAEHIGKLVTVRGIVTRCTDVKPLLVVATYSCSACGAETYQPVRALQFTPPPACSADECRLNKTAGQLHLQTRGSRFQKFQELKIQEHSDQVPVGHIPRQLSVYCRGETTRRAQPGDHVAASGVFLPLLSAGFKQVVQGLLSDTYLEAHSVTCLNQSDESDMVEALTEEELSELADEDLYSRMARSLAPEIYGHEDVKKALLLLLVGGVDKRPNGMKIRGNINICLMGDPGVAKSQLLNYIDRLAPRSQYTTGRGSSGVGLTAAVLKDPFTGEMMLEGGALVLADQGVCCIDEFDKMAENDRTAIHEVMEQQTISIAKAGIMTCLNARVSILAAANPAYGRYNPKRTIEQNIQLPAALLSRFDLLWLIQDKPNREKDLELARHIAYVHQHSQQPPSAARALPMRLVRRYVALCKRKQPTVPRALADYIVSSYVELRREARSARDVTFTSARNLLAVLRLSTALARLRLSDVVEKEDVSEAIRLVEMSKQSLQHVDENVQRGITATDRIFAIVRDLAGSSQTVKIADVIERCVDKGFKPDQVDACIEQYENLNVWQVNQVRTKITFM; encoded by the exons ATGGCAATGCGTGATTATGCCGCTGACAAAG AAACTTTCAAGAACTTTTTCATCGATTTTTGCCAGACTGATGATGAAGGGcataaacattttaagtaCGCAGAACAGTTAACTAGAGTTGCACACAGAGAACAG ATTGCTTTTACTGTGGAATTAGATGACCTTCATGAAGCACATGAAGAACTGGCAGAAGCGGTGAAACAAAACACTCGCCGCTACACCAATATGGTCTCAGATGTTGTGTATGAGATGCTGCCTGATTATAAACATAGAGAT GTGGTTGCCAAAGATGCACTAGATGTGTACATAGAACACAGAATAATGCTAGAAGCAAGAAACCACAGGATTCCTGGGGAGATGAGAGACCCCCGAAACAGATACCCTCCAGAATTGATCCGGAGATT tgagGTGTACTTCAAGGATATGTCTTCATCCAAGTCTGTGCCCATAAGAGAAGTAAAAGCAGAACATATTGGCAAGCTGGTGACTGTTAGAG GCATTGTGACTCGCTGTACTGACGTGAAGCCCTTACTGGTAGTAGCCACATACTCTTGCAGTGCCTGTGGTGCCGAGACCTATCAGCCGGTCAGAGCACTACAGTTCACTCCCCCACCCGCCTGTTCTGCTGACGAGTGCCGCCTTAACAAAACAGCTGGACAATTACACTTGCAAACTAGGGGATCGAGGTTCCAGAAGTTTCAGGAGTTGAAGATTCAAGAGCAT TCGGACCAAGTACCGGTAGGGCACATTCCGCGGCAGTTGTCGGTGTACTGTCGCGGCGAGACGACGCGCAGGGCGCAGCCCGGCGACCACGTGGCGGCCAGCGGCGTGTTCCTGCCGCTGCTCAGCGCCGGCTTCAAGCAGGTGGTGCAGGGCTTGCTGTCTGACACATATCTGGAGGCTCAT AGTGTAACCTGTTTAAACCAAAGTGATGAGAGTGATATGGTAGAAGCATTGACAGAAGAAGAGTTATCAGAATTAGCAGACGAAGATTTATACTCCCGAATGGCGCGCAGTCTCGCGCCTGAGATCTATGGCCATGAGGACGTGAAGAAGGCGCTGCTGTTGTTGTTAGTGGGAGGTGTTGATAA GCGTCCAAACGGCATGAAGATCCGCGGCAACATCAACATCTGCCTGATGGGGGACCCCGGGGTCGCCAAGTCGCAGCTCCTGAACTACATCGACCGCCTGGCGCCGCGCTCGCAGTACACCACCGGCCGCGGCTCCTCCGGCGTGGGGCTCACCGCCGCCGTGCTCAAG GATCCTTTCACCGGCGAGATGATGTTAGAAGGCGGCGCTCTCGTCCTGGCTGATCAAGGAGTGTGTTGCATCGACGAGTTTGACAAGATGGCGGAGAACGACCGCACCGCCATACACGAGGTCATGGAGCAGCAGACCATTAGTATTGCTAAG GCTGGCATAATGACATGTCTGAACGCCCGCGTGTCGATCCTCGCGGCCGCCAACCCCGCGTACGGCCGCTACAACCCCAAGCGGACCATCGAGCAGAACATACAGCTGCCCGCGGCTTTGCTCTCCCGATTCGACCTGCTGTGGCTCATACAGGACAAGCCCAATAG GGAGAAGGATTTAGAACTGGCGCGCCACATCGCCTACGTGCACCAGCACTCGCAGCAGCCGCCgagcgcggcgcgggcgctgCCCATGCGGCTGGTGCGCCGCTACGTGGCGCTGTGCAAGCGCAAGCAGCCCACCGTGCCCAGGGCGCTGGCCGATTACATCGTGT CGTCATACGTGGAACTCCGGCGGGAAGCGCGATCAGCTCGCGACGTCACGTTCACGTCCGCACGGAACCTGCTCGCCGTACTGCGGCTGTCCACTGCTCTCGCCAGACTGag gttATCAGATGTGGTGGAGAAGGAGGATGTGTCCGAGGCAATCCGTCTCGTCGAGATGTCGAAGCAATCGTTGCAACATGTGGATGAAAATGTGCAGAG AGGTATAACAGCGACGGACCGCATCTTCGCGATCGTGCGCGACCTGGCCGGCTCCAGCCAGACCGTGAAGATCGCTGACGTCATCGAGCGCTGCGTCGACAAGGGATTCAAACCTGACCAG GTGGACGCATGTATTGAACAATACGAGAACCTCAATGTTTGGCAAGTCAACCAGGTGCGGACTAAGATCACTTTCATGTAA
- the LOC106141259 gene encoding DNA polymerase alpha catalytic subunit, with protein sequence MADSLAVQRSKRQKVDKHGRLSAFEKLKQLKGKGVKHKYDVDELENVYDTVDEKEYTDRVLQRQDDDWIEDDGTGYVEDGREIFDDDDEIEDTYVATNNKETGRGQKRKARVAAPASSKGNIRNLLGSMPTKKKEDVKISEDNILSDIMSDLDGSAASPVVKPKPLVMRTNTVESSKRDAQNYFKSLASSVKKPTPPISNGQAKQKIENIDKPNNIPTETDKAEKPVIKKTEWKIEKEIKQELEDSATQNIEEFDTQEMVFDDDFSNDNGAATKDAHVAKKAKIKEEPISNTITDVADEFLNDDFEIFPSKEESPKELKPLSSTWGEVGDQQVQAAVMSDGQLPLNTNEDGEKFLRFYWLDAWEDKYVKPGVVYLFGKVYAKPGDKKAGCLSCCVVVKNVTRQMFLLPREYKLDPVTLENTDNEVTMMDVYEEFNSSVANELGLKEFKSRKITKNYCFNLPDIPAQSDYLEVKYSATFPPPPSGKKYLTFSHIFGTNTSSLETFLLDRKIKGPCWLEIKYPENALAKVSWCKLEAAVEKMEHITVSKNNADIEPPPVVVATINMRTTTDLKTRKAKIVMISCLIHNQFPINKPPPNPPFQQHFCVMTKCNEIWPLDLKQAFLQYKATKLNKCDSERELLNYFMVQFWKADPDLVVGHDLPGFQQDLLIGNILDLHIPNWSRLGRLKRSVAPQRKFASKDAFLGRLVCDIKISAMELIRARSFDLNTLCVDVLKMKEGERVDVAIEDLPRYYENSRNLLQLVSLSMQDASYILKIMCELNVLPLALQITQIAGNVMSRTLMGGRSERNEFLLLHAFTEKNFIVPDKVYGKKTVNIDDDNEDGNTENVPKKQAKKKAAYSGGLVLDPKKGFYDQLILLMDFNSLYPSIIQEYNICFTTIKRKSAAATDDDIANLVLPAPNTEFGVLPTQIRKLVESRREVKKLMKSDLPTEQYMQYNIRQMALKLTANSMYGCLGFTHSRFYAKPLAALVTMKGREILMDTKEIVQKLNYDVVYGDTDSLMINTNCLDYDSVFKIGNDLKREINKKYKQIELDIDGVFRYLLLLKKKKYAAVIMNKNKNGTFVYTQEHKGLDIVRRDWSQLAAEAGKFILSKILSELSADERLETIQTYLGKIKEDLTNGKMPLSMLTITKQLTKHPNEYADKNLQPHVQVALRLNSKNSRRFKKGDIVPYIICDDGTGRSAVQRAYHIEELKSSDTLKVDNNYYLAHQLHPVISRICEPIDGMDPARIADWLGLDPSGYKQMLKRQDNNTDTFEVENEQEKYRHCKDFVFVCVNEGCKTENRIRETFVKGDKDSVCFLERCQNEKCGVRPMDYVACVQNQLSLQIRQCHGQYYAGWLACEDPACALRSRRLPRAFAGGRPLCPQCEKGVMFREYTEKDLYLQINFFMFLFDLSKNNSKIKVPHQVAASLQVLKETVEDWLAQSAYSIINLSKLFRFFTLDPNSGNNLKSEPLEIDIMPETEQIDALLEIGIY encoded by the exons ATGGCAGACTCTCTTG CTGTCCAGAGATCTAAGCGGCAGAAAGTAGATAAACATGGTCGATTGTCTGCTTTTGAGAAGCTAAAACAGCTAAAAGGCAAAGGCGTTAAACATAAGTACGATGTAGACGAGTTAGAAAATGTTTACGATACCGTTGATGAAAAAGAGTACACGGACAGAGTCCTCCAACGTCAGGACGATGATTGGATTGAAGATG ATGGAACCGGGTATGTAGAAGATGGTCGTGAAATATTTGATGATGACGATGAGATCGAAGACACATATGTGGCCACCAACAACAAAGAGACAGGGAGGGGTCAGAAGAGGAAAGCCAGAGTTGCAGCCCCTGCATCTTCTAAGGGGAACATTAGGAATCTGTTGGGATCAATGCCCACCAAAAAGAAAGAG GATGTGAAAATATCAGAAGATAATATTCTGTCGGACATTATGTCAGACCTAGATGGCAGTGCAGCCTCCCCGGTGGTGAAGCCAAAGCCCTTGGTCATGAGGACCAACACTGTGGAGTCCAGCAAGAGAGATGCTCAAAACTACTTCAAAAGCCTTGCCTCTTCTGTCAAGAAACCAACACCTCCCATCAGTAATGGTcaagcaaaacaaaaaattgaaaacatt gATAAACCGAACAACATACCCACCGAAACTGATAAAGCAGAAAAGCCAGTCATAAAGAAAACTGAAtggaaaatagaaaaagaaataaaacaagaacTTGAAGACTCGGCCACCCAAAACATAGAAGAATTTGACACTCAGGAGATGGTATTTGACGATGACTTTAGCAATGATAATGGAGCAGCTACAAAAGACGCTCATGTAGCTAAAAAAGCCAAAATTAAAGAGGAACCTATCAGTAATACTATAACAGATGTAGCAGATGAGTTTTTAAATGATGATTTTGAGATTTTCCCATCCAAAGAGGAATCGCCAAAAGAATTAAAACCTTTGTCAAGCACATGGGGTGAAGTAGGAGACCAACAAGTCCAAGCAGCTGTCATGAGTGATGGTCAACTGCCTCTCAACACTAATGAGGATGGGGAGAAGTTCTTAAGGTTTTATTGGCTGGATGCATGGGAGGACAAATATGTGAAGCCAGGAGTAGTGTATCTGTTTGGGAAGGTGTATGCCAAGCCTGGAGATAAGAAGGCTGGCTGCTTGTCTTGTTGTGTTGTGGTGAAGAATGTAACAAGACAAATGTTCCTTTTACCTAGggaatat aaactAGATCCAGTGACCTTGGAGAACACAGATAACGAGGTGACCATGATGGACGTGTATGAAGAGTTCAACAGCTCTGTGGCGAATGAGCTCGGTCTCAAAGAGTTCAAGTCCAGGAAGATCACCAAGAACTACTGCTTCAACTTGCCTGATATACCAGCGCAGTCAGACTATCTTGAAGTCAAGTATTCT GCCACTTTCCCGCCGCCTCCATCCGGCAAGAAATACTTGACTTTCTCACAcatatttggcacaaacaCATCTTCTCTGGAGACATTCCTACTCGACAGGAAAATCAAGGGGCCTTGCTGGCTCGAAATCAAATACCCAGAGAATGCGCTGGCTAAG gtATCGTGGTGCAAGTTAGAAGCAGCGGTTGAGAAAATGGAGCACATAACCGTCAGCAAAAACAACGCAGACATAGAGCCGCCGCCGGTCGTCGTGGCTACT ATAAATATGAGAACCACAACAGACCTGAAGACGAGGAAAGCAAAAATTGTAATGATAAGTTGTTTGATACACAACCAGTTTCCCATCAACAAGCCGCCACCGAACCCTCCTTTTCAGCAACATTTCTGTG TAATGACAAAATGCAACGAAATCTGGCCGTTGGACTTGAAGCAGGCATTTCTTCAATACAAAGCCACGAAACTTAATAAATGCGACTCAGAGAGAGAGCTACTTAACTATTTCATGGTGCAATTCTGGAAGGCAGATCCCGACTTGGTTGTAGGGCACGATTTACCGGGATTCCAACAAGATTTACTAATTGGGAACATCTTAGACCTACACATACCAAATTGGTCGAGGTTAGGAAGGCTGAAGCGATCTGTGGCGCCTCAGCGAAAGTTCGCATCGAAAGACGCCTTTTTGGGCCGCCTCGTTTGCGATATTAAAATATCGGCTATGGAACTTATACGGGCTAGAAGTTTCGATCTCAACACGCTATGTGTAGATGTTCTGAAAATGAAAGAAGGAGAACGTGTGGACGTCGCGATTGAAGACCTGCCTCGCTATTACGAAAACAGCAGAAATTTGCTACAACTCGTATCTTTGAGCATGCAGGACGCTTCGTATATACTGAAGATAATGTGCGAACTGAACGTCCTTCCGCTAgctttacaaattacacaaatagcTGGCAACGTCATGTCTCGAACTCTGATGGGAGGCAGGTCTGAGAGGAACGAATTTTTGTTGCTACATGCATTTACTGAAAAGAATTTCATTGTACCAGATAAAGTGTATGGAAAGAAAACTGTCAACATTGATGACGATAATGAAGATGGAAACACTGAGAATGTCCCTAAAAAGCAAGCTAAGAAAAAAGCAGCATACTCTGGAGGCTTAGTACTAGATCCCAAAAAAGGGTTTTACGACCAATTAATATTACTAATGGATTTCAATTCCTTATATCCCAGTATTATTCAAGAATACAACATATGTTTTAcgacaataaaaagaaagagtgCCGCGGCTACTGACGATGATATAGCTAATCTTGTGTTGCCCGCCCCTAACACTGAGTTCGGTGTCCTGCCCACACAAATTAGAAAACTTGTCGAAAGCAGAAGAGAGGTGAAGAAGCTGATGAAATCTGATTTACCTACAGAACAATATATGCAGTACAACATTAGACAAATGGCGCTCAAACTTACTGCAAACTCTATGTACGGTTGTTTAGGTTTCACTCATTCGAGGTTCTACGCGAAACCTCTAGCGGCACTTGTCACTATGAAGGGTAGAGAAATCCTCATGGATACCAAAGAAATAGTACAAAAGCTGAATTATGACGTCGTTTATGGTGATACAGACAGTTTGATGATCAATACAAACTGCCTAGATTACGATTCAGTATTTAAAATAGGTAATGATTTAAAGAGGGAAATCAACAAAAAGTACAAACAGATTGAACTGGACATCGATGGCGTGTTCAGGTATTTACTACTgctgaagaaaaagaaatacgcAGCGGTGattatgaacaaaaataagaaCGGCACATTCGTTTACACTCAAGAACACAAGGGGTTAGATATAGTGAGGCGAGATTGGTCGCAGCTGGCGGCAGAGGCCgggaaatttattttgagtaaGATTCTGTCAGAGCTATCTGCTGACGAGAGATTGGAAACTATTCAAACATatttaggtaaaataaaagaagatcTAACAAATGGCAAAATGCCACTGTCTATGTTAACCATAACTAAACAATTGACCAAGCATCCTAACGAATATGcagataaaaatttacaacctCACGTTCAAGTGGCTTTAAGACTGAATAGTAAAAATAGTAGAAGGTTCAAAAAAGGAGACATAGTGCCTTATATAATTTGCGATGATGGTACAGGAAGGTCAGCTGTACAGAGGGCATACCACATAGAGGAGTTGAAAAGTTCTGACACCCTGAAAgtagataataattattatttagcgCACCAGTTGCACCCTGTCATATCGAGAATATGCGAGCCTATAGACGGCATGGACCCTGCTCGAATCGCGGACTGGCTCGGGCTGGATCCGTCCGGTTACAAGCAAATGCTGAAGAGGCAAGACAACAACACAGACACATTCGAGGTGGAGAACGAGCAAGAAAAGTATAGACATTGTAAAGATTTCGTATTCGTGTGTGTCAATGAGGGTTGTAAGACGGAGAATAGGATAAGGGAGACATTTGTGAAAGGGGATAAAGATAGTGTCTGTTTCTTGGAGCGCTGTCAGAACGAGAAGTGCGGCGTGAGGCCGATGGACTACGTGGCGTGTGTTCAGAACCAGCTGAGCCTGCAGATCCGCCAGTGCCACGGGCAGTACTACGCGGGCTGGCTGGCGTGCGAGGACCCGGCGTGCGCGCTGCGCTCGCGCCGGCTGCCGCGCGCCTTCGCGGGCGGGCGCCCGCTGTGCCCCCAGTGCGAGAAAGGTGTCATGTTCAGGGAATACACGGAGAAAGACCTGTACCTGCAGATCAACTTCTTTATGTTCCTTTTCGACCTCAGCAAAAATAATTCCA AAATAAAAGTGCCTCATCAAGTGGCAGCATCTCTGCAAGTTCTGAAAGAAACGGTGGAGGATTGGCTGGCCCAGTCTGCGTATTCCATTATAAACCTCTCGAAATTGTTTAGATTCTTCACATTGGACCCCAATTCAGGAAATAATCTGAAATCTGAGCCCCTCGAGATTGACATAATGCCAGAGACCGAACAAATTGATGCCTTGTTagaaataggtatatattaa